The genomic region caatgcatcgaaactactagaaaagcacctagtaaactagtattctgacgaaaacgcaggatccacagaaatcatctaaacgacatctttaggactcagacgaaagtccaacatctaatatatattaaaccctaactaggaattgaagggtttgatttaaaacctttccgaagtccgataacactaaaaattgcccgaaaagcactaaaagcgacgatttcaacacttttccgcaaaaattctgcagaaatcagctttctaatatttttacgacatgtaaaaatgttatttaacatagaattcatgtgaggatacattcgggtatcatccgaaccaaaaactacatcaattcacacaagttacacaacttagAGTTCAAATAACATCTAACCGAAACAATTCGGAACGAATACCCGaacaatatcaaatcttttttttaatggtcatctagtgttaattggatcattatggtctagtaatgatcatttaacaccctttaaacacttaaacacttataATTATAAATTTCCTAAACAACTACCCAAAGGTTCTAACACTTTTACTAAGTAAATCAAGAAGCAAAAACaaagggaacccccccccccattcacgGTTGCAACATCCCCTTGTGGGACCCACTTTTTCAACTAGTTACCACAAATATCCTAAGTTTGCAAGTGGATTAACCAAGTGGGCAAGTGGTGAATGTTGGTGAAAGATTGTTAACACTTTTTGAAGCTTAGTTTACTAGCACATGACACACACTTTACACTATAACtttcacacacaaactctctcaaCCATAACCCCATTTTCGGTCAAGAACACCCCTCCCCCATCTTCATTTTCAAGCCGCTTTCATAATGATCAAGATGCATTTTCATGGAACTTGAGAAGATCTAAGGCATACACAAGTTGAAGCAAGCTTTCTCATCCATCTAAGAGCTCACAAGCATCAAGATCATCATTTTTCTTTttcataatcatcatcaagattatccctagccattagtgctagaagtaagcttcaacaatctctttttcatacttatttatgtatttattgtttaaagaacaagttataactaaaacaatcatataaaataatatgaaaatacaaataagcaaaataataatcatgatataaaagtgtgtttatgttgtgatttaaagatgattacttgcatatttgatctagttttgatgattagcatacaaataacttgttagatgatgtttaaaaacataatctaacaagtgtacatgaaaatgtttaagggttttgttaaacataaatgtttagatggatgatcatgatctttgattttgttaaagtatgtaaggtttttaactaaaaatagtacttttacaaagttataaaaagaaacatacaagatgggttttataaaaaagcttgttaaaactagaagtaaagtatgatttttgaactagtaaacatatgtaaagatcataccaaaaccctacatgattatgagttcatcttgttaagtttatgttataaatctcatatgtttttattaagaaaaatatgagatgattagtggtgattttataagaaaaagatatgttttattaaacatggcaaagttcatatttctaataaaatatggcaaatttttcttaaaaatcataagttataaaaactattatttttgacaaaatctttattagattaaaagattttaaagaatagtttttataaaagcaaagtttgatataaatatatatttttgagaaaatataaatttagttaacttaacaacttatgtgctatgtgttatttgtttgtactagttatatttatgataactaggaacttgaatacaatggtacaaatgaacacaatgtacatttcgactaaagtcttacaagcatggttgtaaaaatcccgactagtctCCGATTAGTCGCCGGTTAATCACTAATCGGAGGTTCACCGATTAATGGCCGATTAATAGCTAGGCAGTCAATGGCGGTCCTATTCTGGCCAAATTTTGGCTAGATGCCGGTCAAATTTGGACCAAACCATATAAATTCCTTCTAATTACTTAAAAAAATGGGTTAATGAAgggttaaaacatgtttaatttaaaaaaatgcatataaaaatgtgtttgtatatatataactaaaaattacatataaaaatctcaATCCGATTAATTGCGACtaatccctattaatcccgattaatcgctagttggtaccccaccgcccgactagcgcctagcgatgCTTACAAGACTACAGTTAAATACGCCTTAAAACACACTTACGGAGATTCCGAGCTTTCGaacacaacttatggtcaaaacggacgacgggcgaatctatgaacatatcgccattccgaggagttactacgacgtttaggcgatctttcgacgcgaatacatacaaatcaccgacaacaatatccggatgttttgaaacttttttttttgggtaaaaggGTATACCCTGGTGATTTGTGTTACTATCAAAAACCAAAAAAACACAAGTAGAGGGCATAGTACCGCTCTAGTTCATTTGAGTGACATGCCACTACCAATGTATAACAAGCAAAAAGCAACACCACAGATCAAAACAAATACCGACTACTCAGCTAACAATTAATCAACAACATAACATAACCAGCTAACTAGTCATCCACTATCACATCCGCAGATGCAATCTTCCATTCCTCCAACAGTCTTCTAACCCGATCCGTTTTCTTGAACTTGAACGAATAAAGCTTCAACCTTATAGTTTCCACAATAATTTCCTCCACTTTTTCTGGCGGTCTtagttgatttttgaaaaatctagCATTCCTCTCTTGCCATATGTAATAAGCAGTTGCAACCAATATTAACTTTGCAGTCACTATATGCGCCGATTTTGAAGAAGCTCTCGGAATCAGCCAATTAACAATATCTTCCCATTTACATTGTAAGTGGGTCAATCTTACTTTTTTCCTAACAGAACTCCAAATCTGATTGGAATAATCGCATTCAAAAAACAGATGAGCATGAGAATCCATACCCCTTTTACAAAGAAGACAGCACATAAGGTCCATTGAACCTGATGCCCAATTCCACTGCTGAATTCTATCTTGGGTGGACTGTTTATGCCTGAATATAAGCCAAGTCAAGAAAGCATGCCTTGGTATAGAGAATGGGGACCACACAAGTTTATGCCAAGGGGCTAGCGGTTCACGGTTTCTAAGAGATTCCCAAGCTACTCTAGTAGAAAAAACCTCAAGATTACCATCCGCATTTCTCCATTTGATGGCGTCTCTTTTTGATGGGTTTAGATGCAATGGCCTCAATTGATAGAGAATTGGAAACATATTTCTCCACGCTTCAGGCCATTCCCAAGCGGACTCGTGTATAACATCTGACACAGTAGAATATATAGAAAACCCCTCTTGATTTATTTGTCTGGGAGTAACATATAGACTAAGAGGACAACTATCACACCAGCGATCATACCATAACGATGTGTTTGCACCATTTCTTATATCGGTCCATAGAAACTCTCTTATTGTGGTCCTGATCAATAGCAATTTTCTCTAGCTCCAACATATGTTGCTTTGCATGGGAATCTCCCATAAGCTTCTTTCTTTTAACCGATAAGCATGGATCCACTGCACCCAAAGTGAGTTCCTACCCGTTAAAATACTAACAACATGGTAAGTCATTAGAGCCGTATTGACATCTACCACCTTGCGGATACCCAGCCCTCCTTCTTGCTTTGGTAAACATACCGTTTTCCATGCCACTTTAGCTTTGCCTTTGGACAATGCTCCTTGGCTCCATAAGAAATCCCGCATCTTTTGTTCTAGTTCACGAATAATACTTATAGGTAGGACGAAAACCGATGCCCAGTATATATAGAACGACGAAAGGACAGAAATAATAAGCTGTAACCTGTCCACGAAAGATAAAAATTTTGTCTTCCAATCCGAAATCCTTTTCTCCATTCGCTCAACCAACACTCTGCAATCCGAAATACAAGAGTCTAGTAGCAATAAGAGAGACACCAAGGTACTTCACCGGAAGCGACCCCTCCTCAAACGACATAATATTAAGAATACTCCGCTTGATTCCCATTGAGACGTTACAGAAAAAAGCTGTACTTTTCGGCATACTAGGAACCAAACCGGACAAGTCTTTAAACATGTTGATCGAGTCCATAATGATTTTCACTGATTGCACATCTCCTCTAGCAAACAAAAACAAGTCATCGGCAAAACAAAGATTGACAATCCGTTGTTTCTCACAATTTCTATGAAACCTGAAAGATGAATCAATAGACGTTGCTTGCTGAAGAATGGCAGTCAGAACCTCCATAACCAGAGTAAACAGATAAGGAGACATCGGATCACCTGGAACAAAAGCAGATTGATTTAAGTTAACGACATGATCTAGCCCTTCTAGAATTCGGTTAGATCTAGCCCTTCTAGAATTCGGTTACCTGGAACAAAAGCAGATTGATTCAAGCTAACGACATGATCTAGCCCTTCTAGAATTCGGTTAGAAAGAATCTTGCTGATACACTTATAGAGCACATTGCAacatgttttgaaacttataaaaactattatgtaTTCTTTTAACTGAAAAGCATATACttagtaacttttataaaaatgaaagaatatatttttaacacatgggcttattttataacaaatgggcttattttacaTATGGGCCTATTTTATATAAATGAGCTTATTTATGATACAAATGGGCtattttacaaatgggcttatcatcctaattgggcttaacataaatacatgggctaagctCAATATCAAGactcatgggctaagcccaaaacccaacatatgggccaaggcccaatataattaagcccaataacatttaggcccaacactatttaggcccaacactatttaggcccaacactattgaggcccaacactattgaggcccaacactattgaggcccaacactattgaggcccaacactatttaggcccaacactattgaggcccaacactattgaggcccaacactatttaggcccaacactatttgggcccaataacatgaattcttgggttaagcccaatgacatataattgataaaaaattac from Helianthus annuus cultivar XRQ/B chromosome 10, HanXRQr2.0-SUNRISE, whole genome shotgun sequence harbors:
- the LOC110882191 gene encoding uncharacterized protein LOC110882191: MGHFRSNYPRLVNANANVNPNVNANANVNPARGQAFNLNANEARADNKVVNGDPMSPYLFTLVMEVLTAILQQATSIDSSFRFHRNCEKQRIVNLCFADDLFLFARGDVQSVKIIMDSINMFKDLSGLVPSMPKSTAFFCNVSMGIKRSILNIMSFEEGSLPVKYLGVSLIATRLLLQLIISVLSSFYIYWASVFVLPISIIRELEQKMRDFLWSQGALSKGKAKVAWKTELTLGAVDPCLSVKRKKLMGDSHAKQHMLELEKIAIDQDHNKRVSMDRYKKWCKHIVMIWSSVRKKVRLTHLQCKWEDIVNWLIPRASSKSAHIVTAKLILVATAYYIWQERNARFFKNQLRPPEKVEEIIVETIRLKLYSFKFKKTDRVRRLLEEWKIASADVIVDD